A genome region from Coprococcus phoceensis includes the following:
- a CDS encoding PqqD family protein produces MGRKKEKKENYLDYVFMKNPAYAWKEKEDGLVYLIIEWKGFYHWLAQKVFHRPKQSEIAMDALGSFVWKQLDGKRDMHEVAELVRQEFGKKADPVYERLIKFVEIMRDNKFVLLKEERKDA; encoded by the coding sequence ATGGGACGGAAGAAAGAAAAGAAAGAGAATTATTTGGATTATGTGTTTATGAAGAATCCGGCTTATGCATGGAAGGAAAAAGAAGATGGTTTGGTATACCTGATCATTGAGTGGAAAGGATTCTATCATTGGCTTGCACAGAAAGTATTTCACAGACCAAAGCAGAGCGAGATTGCGATGGATGCACTCGGAAGCTTTGTGTGGAAACAGTTAGACGGAAAAAGAGATATGCATGAGGTTGCCGAGCTGGTGAGGCAGGAGTTTGGGAAAAAAGCGGATCCGGTTTATGAAAGACTGATTAAATTTGTTGAGATTATGAGGGACAATAAGTTTGTGTTGTTGAAAGAGGAAAGAAAAGATGCTTAG
- a CDS encoding OPT family oligopeptide transporter has protein sequence MDNKKDFKPFISADKIVPEFTFTSLFIGILLAVVFGAANAYLGLRVGMTVSASIPAAVLSMGIIRVILRRDSILENNMVQTIGSAGESVAAGAIFTLPALFLWAADGVEGIEAPGLFEIFLIALVGGTLGVLFMIPLRKALIVEEHGVLPYPEGTACAEVLLAGEEGGSKASVVFSGLGIAAVYKFVADGLGVFPSSVNYDIKAYKGSAVGMDVLPALVGVGYICGPRIASYMFSGSVLSWFVLMPLISLFAGDAIIFPGTKPISSLAPSELWGTYIKYIGAGAVATGGIISLIKSLPLIVKTFSQAMKSMSNNKGKAASGLRTDQDMPMPVILIGVGVIAIAIWLLPTFPINLLGAVIVVIFGFFFATVSSRMVGLIGSSNNPVSGMAIATLLIATILLKATGLDGATGMKGAIAIGSIICIVAAIAGDTSQDLKTGFIVGATPKKQQWGELIGVLTSSLAIGGVLYLLNEAWGYGSTELPAAQATMMRMIVEGVMNADLPWGLIGAGAAIAIVVEILRIPVLPFAVGMYLPLSLNAGIMAGGLVRLVVEKKRGLSEEKKKAAIDRGILYTSGMIAGEGLVGILLAVFAVVELDLTKLLGGFSLGQIGAILIFLVVVIGSLFKVTLFSKENKN, from the coding sequence ATGGATAACAAAAAAGATTTTAAACCATTTATTTCCGCTGACAAAATAGTACCAGAGTTCACATTTACATCGCTGTTCATTGGTATTCTTTTGGCGGTAGTCTTTGGTGCGGCGAATGCGTACCTTGGATTGAGAGTTGGAATGACTGTGTCTGCATCAATTCCTGCGGCAGTTCTTTCCATGGGAATTATTCGTGTGATTCTCAGAAGAGATTCTATCTTAGAGAATAACATGGTACAGACAATCGGTTCAGCTGGTGAATCAGTTGCGGCCGGAGCAATTTTTACATTGCCTGCATTATTCTTGTGGGCAGCAGATGGTGTGGAAGGAATTGAAGCACCTGGACTTTTTGAGATTTTCTTGATAGCACTTGTCGGTGGTACATTGGGTGTTTTATTCATGATTCCGCTTCGTAAAGCGTTGATTGTTGAAGAACACGGTGTGCTTCCATATCCGGAAGGAACTGCCTGTGCAGAAGTACTTCTTGCAGGTGAAGAGGGAGGATCAAAAGCATCTGTCGTATTTTCCGGACTTGGGATTGCGGCAGTATACAAATTTGTGGCTGACGGTTTGGGAGTGTTCCCAAGCAGTGTAAACTATGATATTAAGGCATACAAAGGGTCGGCAGTCGGTATGGATGTGCTTCCTGCACTTGTAGGCGTTGGTTACATCTGTGGACCAAGAATTGCAAGCTACATGTTCTCCGGTAGTGTGCTCAGCTGGTTCGTATTGATGCCATTGATCAGCTTGTTTGCAGGGGATGCGATCATCTTCCCTGGAACAAAACCAATCAGTTCGCTTGCGCCAAGTGAGTTATGGGGAACTTACATTAAGTACATAGGTGCCGGTGCAGTTGCAACAGGTGGTATCATCAGTTTGATCAAATCATTGCCATTGATTGTAAAGACGTTCTCTCAGGCAATGAAGAGTATGTCTAATAATAAGGGAAAAGCAGCAAGTGGACTGAGAACAGATCAGGATATGCCGATGCCGGTTATCTTAATCGGTGTTGGAGTCATTGCAATTGCAATTTGGTTGCTTCCTACATTCCCAATCAATTTATTGGGAGCAGTTATCGTCGTAATCTTTGGTTTCTTCTTTGCGACAGTATCATCTAGAATGGTTGGTCTGATCGGAAGCAGTAATAACCCGGTATCCGGTATGGCAATCGCAACACTTTTGATTGCGACAATCTTATTAAAAGCAACAGGTCTCGATGGTGCGACAGGTATGAAAGGTGCAATCGCAATCGGTTCTATTATCTGTATCGTAGCAGCAATTGCGGGTGATACATCTCAGGATTTGAAGACTGGATTTATCGTTGGTGCCACACCAAAGAAACAGCAGTGGGGAGAATTGATCGGTGTTCTTACATCTTCACTTGCAATCGGTGGAGTACTTTACCTGCTCAACGAAGCATGGGGATATGGTTCAACAGAACTTCCGGCAGCGCAGGCTACAATGATGAGAATGATCGTGGAAGGTGTTATGAATGCAGATCTTCCTTGGGGATTGATCGGAGCCGGTGCAGCAATCGCAATTGTAGTTGAGATTTTGAGAATTCCGGTACTTCCGTTTGCAGTAGGTATGTACTTACCACTTTCTTTAAATGCCGGTATCATGGCAGGTGGTCTTGTAAGACTTGTTGTTGAAAAGAAACGCGGTCTTTCAGAAGAAAAGAAAAAAGCTGCTATCGACAGAGGTATTCTCTATACTTCCGGTATGATTGCCGGTGAAGGTCTTGTCGGAATTTTACTTGCGGTATTCGCTGTAGTGGAACTTGATCTGACAAAATTGTTAGGAGGATTCTCACTTGGACAGATTGGCGCGATTCTCATCTTCTTAGTTGTAGTTATCGGTTCACTGTTCAAAGTAACACTGTTTTCAAAAGAAAATAAAAATTAA